The Ranitomeya imitator isolate aRanImi1 chromosome 8, aRanImi1.pri, whole genome shotgun sequence genome window below encodes:
- the PTBP2 gene encoding polypyrimidine tract-binding protein 2, producing the protein MDGIVTDVAVGVKRGSDELLSGSVLNGPSSNMTSLVVTANGNDNKKFKGDDKMEGSASRVLHIRKLPGEVTETEVIALGLPFGKVTNILMLKGKNQAFLELATEEAAATMVNYYTSLTPHLRNQPIYIQYSNHKELKTDSALNQRAQAMLQAVSAVQTSNSTVANTAGSENTLSSAQSPVLRIIIDNMYYPVTLDVLHQIFSKFGTVLKIITFTKNNQFQALLQYADPMNAQQAKLALDGQNIYNACCTLRIDFSKLVNLNVKYNNDKSRDYTRPDLPSGDGQPTLDPAIAAAFAKETSLLAVPGALSPLGIPNAAAAAAAAAAGRVGMHGVTTAGNTVLLVSNLNDEMVSPQSLFTLFGVYGDVQRVKILYNKKDSALIQMADGNQSQLAMSHLNGQKMYGKIIRVTLSKHQTVQLPREGLDDQGLTKDFGNSPLHRFKKPGSKNFQNIFPPSATLHLSNIPQTITEDDLRTLFTNTGGTVKAFKFFQDHKMALLQMSTVEEAIQALIDLHNYNISDNHHLRVSFSKSTI; encoded by the exons cCAATGGCAACGATAATAAAAAATTTAAAGGAGATGATAAAATGGAAGGTTCGGCATCCCGGGTGCTTCATATCCGAAAACTTCCTGGTGAAGTAACCGAAACTGAAGTTATCGCATTGGGTTTACCTTTCGGGAAAGTGACAAATATTCTAATGCTAAAAGGAAAAAATCAG GCTTTTTTGGAATTGGCTACAGAGGAAGCGGCTGCCACCATGGTTAACTATTATACTTCACTGACCCCTCACTTGCGTAACCAACCTATCTATATCCAGTACTCCAACCATAAAGAACTGAAAACAGACAGCGCTTTAAACCAG cgtgCCCAAGCCATGCTTCAGGCGGTATCTGCTGTTCAGACTTCCAATTCCACTGTGGCCAATACTGCGGGAAGTGAGAATACACTATCTTCTGCACAGAGCCCAGTGCTGCGAATAATCATCGACAACATGTACTACCCCGTGACACTCGACGTCCTTCACCAG ATCTTTTCCAAGTTTGGAACAGTCTTGAAGATAATCACTTTTACAAAAAACAATCAGTTCCAAGCCCTTCTGCAGTATGCGGACCCAATGAATGCACAGCAAGCAAAGCTG gcgTTAGATGGTCAGAATATCTACAATGCTTGTTGTACACTCCGTATTGATTTTTCCAAGTTGGTTAACTTAAATGTGAAGTACAACAATGATAAAAGTCGAGACTATACACGTCCAGACTTGCCATCTGGGGATGGGCAGCCGACTTTGGATCCAGCAATAGCTGCAGCATTTGCCAAGGAAACATCACTTCTAG CTGTTCCTGGTGCACTAAGTCCATTAGGAATCCCGAATGCCGCTGCTGCGGCCGCCGCTGCTGCCGCGGGCCGTGTTGGTATGCACGGCGTTACAACAGCTGGCAACACTGTTCTTCTTGTAAGCAATCTGAACGATGAG ATGGTTTCGCCCCAAAGTCTGTTTACCCTCTTCG GTGTTTATGGAGATGTGCAGCGCGTGAAGATTTTATACAATAAGAAAGACAGCGCTCTCATACAAATGGCTGACGGCAACCAGTCACAACTGG CAATGAGCCATCTTAATGGACAGAAGATGTACGGAAAAATTATCAGGGTTACATTGTCCAAGCATCAAACAGTACAGCTACCTCGGGAAGGGCTTGATGACCAAGGGCTAACTAAAGATTTTGGCAACTCTCCTCTTCATCGTTTCAAGAAGCCCGGCTCTAAAAATTTTCAGAATATCTTCCCACCATCGGCAACTCTTCACCTGTCAAACATTCC gCAAACCATTACTGAAGATGATTTGCGCACACTGTTTACCAACACAGGAGGGACCGTAAAAGCGTTCAAATTTTTCCA GGACCATAAAATGGCTCTCCTCCAGATGTCTACTGTGGAAGAAGCTATACAAGCATTGATCGACCTCCACAACTACAACATCAGTGATAATCACCATCTGAGAGTTTCATTTTCCAAGTCAACCATTTAA